One Pelobates fuscus isolate aPelFus1 chromosome 8, aPelFus1.pri, whole genome shotgun sequence genomic window carries:
- the LOC134571627 gene encoding gamma-crystallin 1-like isoform X2, whose protein sequence is MGKIVFYEDRNFQGRSHECNSECPDMSSYFHRCNSVRVESGNWILYEHPNYRGHQYYLSRGEYPNFQQWMGFNDSIRSCRVSPQHHGSFRVKVYEREDFRGQMMEFTEDCPNVNERFRYHDIHSCQVIDGYWMFYEEPNYRGRQYYLRPGEYRKYTDWGAISPRIGSFRRLHFL, encoded by the exons ATGGGAAAG ATTGTTTTCTACGAGGATCGTAACTTCCAGGGCCGCTCTCATGAGTGCAACTCTGAGTGTCCAGATATGTCCTCATATTTTCATCGCTGTAATTCTGTCCGAGTGGAAAGTGGAAACTGGATCCTGTATGAGCACCCCAACTATAGAGGACACCAGTATTACCTTAGTAGAGGAGAATATCCTAATTTCCAGCAGTGGATGGGTTTCAATGACTCCATCAGATCTTGTCGTGTTAGCCCACAG CACCATGGATCATTCAGAGTGAAGGTCTATGAGAGGGAAGATTTTCGAGGTCAGATGATGGAGTTTACTGAAGATTGTCCTAATGTCAATGAGAGATTCCGTTACCATGACATCCACTCCTGCCAGGTGATTGATGGCTACTGGATGTTCTATGAGGAACCAAATTACAGGGGCCGCCAGTATTATCTTAGACCTGGAGAGTACAGAAAATATACTGACTGGGGTGCCATAAGCCCAAGAATTGGCTCATTCAGGAGACTTCACTTTTTGTAA
- the LOC134571627 gene encoding gamma-crystallin 1-like isoform X1, translating into MVLSQIVFYEDRNFQGRSHECNSECPDMSSYFHRCNSVRVESGNWILYEHPNYRGHQYYLSRGEYPNFQQWMGFNDSIRSCRVSPQHHGSFRVKVYEREDFRGQMMEFTEDCPNVNERFRYHDIHSCQVIDGYWMFYEEPNYRGRQYYLRPGEYRKYTDWGAISPRIGSFRRLHFL; encoded by the exons ATGGTTCTTTCACAGATTGTTTTCTACGAGGATCGTAACTTCCAGGGCCGCTCTCATGAGTGCAACTCTGAGTGTCCAGATATGTCCTCATATTTTCATCGCTGTAATTCTGTCCGAGTGGAAAGTGGAAACTGGATCCTGTATGAGCACCCCAACTATAGAGGACACCAGTATTACCTTAGTAGAGGAGAATATCCTAATTTCCAGCAGTGGATGGGTTTCAATGACTCCATCAGATCTTGTCGTGTTAGCCCACAG CACCATGGATCATTCAGAGTGAAGGTCTATGAGAGGGAAGATTTTCGAGGTCAGATGATGGAGTTTACTGAAGATTGTCCTAATGTCAATGAGAGATTCCGTTACCATGACATCCACTCCTGCCAGGTGATTGATGGCTACTGGATGTTCTATGAGGAACCAAATTACAGGGGCCGCCAGTATTATCTTAGACCTGGAGAGTACAGAAAATATACTGACTGGGGTGCCATAAGCCCAAGAATTGGCTCATTCAGGAGACTTCACTTTTTGTAA